A stretch of the Mycolicibacterium celeriflavum genome encodes the following:
- a CDS encoding glycosyltransferase family 9 protein — MAVSPDTIVVLRALGLGDLLTGIPALRGLRRAHPDTHIVLATGKRYAELAMLSGAIDEVEPTPGLGRLRARSEPPALAVNLHGSGPESIADLRSLRPNALISHRHPAYPDVDGPPWRAELHEVDRWCALLEWAGIPCDPEDLTIPRPAGCPDRSSLVVVHPGAAFAARRWPPERFAEVAAALHGRGHDVVVTGDDSEVDLARSVADAAGLPRSAVLAGTLGLLELVALISDCRLLVCGDTGVGHIATATGTPSVLLFGPTPPNRWGPKGSGPHIAVWAGDKGDPHADRPHPGLLLITVPRVLDATDTLLKDCA, encoded by the coding sequence GTGGCCGTGAGTCCCGACACCATCGTGGTCCTGCGCGCGCTGGGCCTCGGCGATCTGCTCACCGGCATTCCGGCGCTGCGGGGGCTGCGCCGCGCTCACCCGGACACGCACATCGTGCTCGCCACCGGAAAGCGGTACGCGGAGTTGGCGATGCTCTCCGGGGCGATCGACGAGGTCGAGCCGACGCCGGGCCTCGGTCGGTTGCGCGCCCGCAGCGAGCCGCCCGCGCTCGCGGTGAACCTGCACGGCAGCGGCCCCGAGAGCATCGCCGATCTGCGCAGCCTGCGCCCCAACGCGCTGATCAGCCACCGGCACCCCGCGTACCCCGATGTCGACGGTCCGCCGTGGCGCGCGGAACTGCATGAGGTGGACCGTTGGTGCGCTCTGCTCGAGTGGGCCGGAATTCCCTGCGATCCAGAGGATCTGACCATCCCCCGGCCAGCCGGGTGTCCGGACCGCTCCTCGCTGGTCGTCGTCCATCCGGGTGCCGCGTTCGCCGCGCGGCGGTGGCCGCCGGAGCGCTTCGCAGAGGTCGCCGCCGCACTGCACGGCCGGGGCCACGACGTGGTCGTCACCGGAGACGACAGCGAAGTGGACCTCGCGCGGTCGGTGGCCGACGCCGCGGGGCTGCCGCGGTCAGCGGTGCTGGCAGGGACCCTCGGCCTGCTCGAACTGGTCGCGTTGATCAGCGACTGCCGGCTGCTGGTCTGCGGTGACACCGGCGTCGGCCACATCGCCACCGCGACCGGCACCCCGTCGGTGCTGCTGTTCGGGCCGACACCGCCGAACCGGTGGGGGCCCAAGGGCTCCGGCCCGCACATCGCCGTCTGGGCCGGCGACAAGGGGGACCCGCACGCCGATCGCCCGCACCCCGGGCTGCTGCTGATCACCGTTCCGCGGGTGCTCGACGCGACCGACACGCTGCTGAAGGACTGTGCATGA
- a CDS encoding SDR family oxidoreductase: MALGNIIITGGASGLGAATVKAVTRHGGTPLVIDRNDPQAGDSPVAFARADLADTEAVDAAVRALAEQVDGQIHGVLTAGGTDVCGKLDDVAVKDWERVIHVNLLGTAAVIRSALPYLKDTGGRIVTCASTLGIKAVSDATAYCASKFGVIGFSRALAAELAGEVGVTTLIPGGMHTAFFDSREEQYKPPPDAKLNQPEHVADTVVFALSQPAGCEVRELVVCASTESSWP, encoded by the coding sequence ATGGCTTTGGGCAACATCATCATCACCGGAGGCGCTTCCGGTCTCGGTGCAGCCACGGTGAAAGCCGTTACGCGCCACGGCGGCACACCGCTGGTCATCGACCGCAACGATCCGCAGGCCGGCGACTCTCCGGTGGCGTTCGCCCGCGCCGACCTGGCCGACACCGAGGCCGTCGACGCGGCGGTGCGCGCGCTCGCCGAACAGGTGGACGGTCAGATCCACGGCGTGCTCACCGCAGGTGGCACCGATGTCTGCGGCAAGCTCGACGATGTCGCGGTCAAGGACTGGGAACGCGTCATCCACGTCAACCTGCTCGGCACGGCGGCGGTGATCCGCTCGGCGTTGCCATACCTCAAGGACACCGGTGGCCGGATCGTCACGTGCGCTTCCACACTGGGCATCAAGGCGGTCAGCGACGCGACCGCGTACTGCGCATCGAAGTTCGGGGTGATCGGATTCTCCAGGGCCCTGGCGGCCGAGCTGGCGGGCGAGGTGGGGGTCACCACGCTCATCCCCGGCGGTATGCACACCGCGTTCTTCGACAGCCGCGAGGAGCAGTACAAGCCACCGCCCGACGCCAAGCTCAACCAGCCCGAGCATGTGGCCGACACCGTCGTCTTCGCGCTGTCCCAACCCGCGGGCTGCGAGGTGCGCGAGCTCGTGGTGTGCGCGTCGACAGAGTCCTCGTGGCCGTGA
- a CDS encoding PfkB family carbohydrate kinase — protein MTRPLVIVGDSMLDVDIEGAATRLSPEAPVPVVDTERIWKRPGGAGLAAVLAARTGCEVVLVTAVGDDADGQALTDLLADAGVRLVALQLAGNTVCKTRIRVGGHSMLRLDHGDGSASGAPVPPAVAEVLEQAGAVCVADYGRGVTAHREIRELLTRVARRLPTVWDPHPRGSRPVPGCWLITPNSAEADGDSAESLREQWAARAVCVTLGPKGALVATENGNAHHPVPDSAARAGHGDTCGAGDRFAIAATMSLAEGKDVHEAVADAVDAASRFVAAGGAVGVSSAAPVGQGPSATTESTAITGDIADVRDRLRSRGGTLVATGGCFDLLHTGHVRLLRQARGLGDALVVLLNSDASVRALKGPRRPVVADQDRARVLAALACVDAVVIFDELSPEAALAQLRPDIWVKGGDYTEADLPEADVVRRHGGEVVLLPTVAGYSSSNLIAAARS, from the coding sequence ATGACTAGGCCGTTGGTGATCGTCGGCGACTCGATGCTCGACGTCGACATCGAGGGCGCCGCCACCCGGCTCAGCCCCGAGGCGCCGGTGCCGGTGGTCGACACCGAACGAATCTGGAAGCGCCCCGGCGGCGCCGGACTGGCCGCTGTGCTGGCCGCCCGTACCGGTTGCGAAGTGGTACTGGTGACGGCCGTCGGGGATGACGCCGACGGTCAGGCGCTGACCGATCTGCTGGCCGACGCCGGAGTGCGCCTGGTCGCGCTGCAATTGGCCGGAAACACCGTGTGTAAGACCAGAATTCGGGTGGGCGGCCATTCGATGCTGCGGCTCGACCACGGCGACGGGTCGGCGTCCGGCGCACCGGTTCCCCCTGCGGTCGCCGAGGTGCTCGAGCAGGCCGGCGCGGTCTGCGTGGCCGACTACGGCCGCGGTGTCACCGCGCACCGTGAGATCCGCGAACTGCTGACCCGCGTTGCGCGGCGGCTACCGACGGTCTGGGATCCGCATCCGCGGGGAAGCCGGCCCGTCCCGGGTTGCTGGCTCATCACCCCGAATTCCGCAGAGGCCGACGGAGATTCGGCGGAGTCGCTGCGCGAACAGTGGGCCGCCAGGGCGGTGTGCGTCACCCTCGGTCCGAAGGGGGCTTTGGTGGCCACCGAGAACGGCAACGCGCATCACCCGGTGCCCGATTCGGCCGCTCGGGCCGGCCACGGCGACACCTGCGGCGCGGGCGACCGGTTCGCGATCGCGGCCACCATGTCGCTGGCTGAAGGAAAGGACGTCCACGAGGCCGTCGCCGACGCCGTGGACGCGGCGAGTCGGTTCGTCGCCGCGGGCGGCGCGGTGGGTGTGTCGAGCGCCGCGCCGGTCGGTCAGGGTCCCTCGGCGACAACCGAATCGACGGCCATCACCGGGGACATCGCCGACGTGCGGGACCGTCTGCGTAGCCGCGGCGGCACCCTGGTCGCGACCGGCGGTTGCTTCGACCTGTTGCACACCGGCCACGTCCGACTGCTGCGGCAGGCCCGCGGACTCGGCGACGCGTTGGTGGTGCTGCTGAACTCCGACGCGTCGGTGCGCGCGTTGAAAGGACCGCGACGGCCCGTGGTCGCGGATCAGGACAGGGCGCGGGTGCTGGCCGCCCTGGCGTGCGTGGACGCGGTGGTGATCTTCGACGAACTCTCACCCGAGGCGGCGCTGGCGCAACTGCGGCCCGACATCTGGGTCAAAGGCGGCGACTACACCGAGGCGGACCTGCCCGAGGCCGACGTGGTCCGCCGCCACGGCGGTGAAGTCGTGCTGCTGCCGACCGTAGCCGGCTACTCGTCGTCAAACCTGATCGCCGCTGCGCGGTCATGA
- a CDS encoding D-sedoheptulose-7-phosphate isomerase has product MIETHFSALSQAVDHIGPEAPRLAAWGRRLADVLTTGGRLLACGNGGSAAEAQHLTAELVGRFRDERMPMSAISLHADTSALTAIANDYGIDEMFARGVRAHGRPGDVLISLSTSGTSPNVLAAVKAAHETGLTTWALTGPQPNPLAAMCDDAVCVEATSTATVQEIHLLLVHSLCIALDDVLMGTSDD; this is encoded by the coding sequence ATGATCGAAACCCACTTCTCCGCACTGTCGCAGGCGGTCGACCACATCGGTCCGGAGGCGCCGAGGCTGGCCGCGTGGGGAAGGCGGCTCGCCGACGTGCTCACCACCGGCGGCCGACTCCTGGCCTGCGGCAACGGCGGCAGCGCAGCCGAAGCTCAGCACCTCACCGCCGAATTGGTCGGCCGCTTCCGCGACGAGCGGATGCCGATGTCGGCGATCTCACTGCACGCCGACACCTCCGCGCTGACCGCGATCGCCAATGACTACGGCATCGACGAGATGTTCGCCAGGGGAGTGCGGGCACACGGCCGGCCCGGCGACGTGTTGATTTCGCTGTCCACCAGCGGCACCAGCCCGAATGTGCTCGCAGCGGTCAAGGCCGCGCATGAAACCGGCCTGACCACATGGGCGTTGACCGGCCCACAGCCGAATCCGCTTGCGGCGATGTGTGACGACGCGGTCTGCGTCGAGGCGACGAGCACCGCGACGGTGCAGGAGATTCACCTATTGCTGGTGCACTCGTTGTGCATCGCGCTCGATGACGTTCTGATGGGTACCTCCGATGACTAG
- a CDS encoding glycosyltransferase family 9 protein: protein MNRALVARLDSAGDVLITGPAVRAIAQSHDAVTFLAGPRGRAAAAMLPAVDDIIEWQAPWVDFDSPELTPGHVDALVKQLRDLAPERVYIFTSFHQSPLPLALIARMASVPWVGAISEDYPGTLLDLRHHVEGGVPEPERALSLARAAGCELRDGDDGGLRVDVPPLPEDLSELVGGAPFVVFHPGAAVPARRPTTKRSAEMVHALVAAGHRVVVTGDPAERELTAAVAGDTAVDLGGRTTLATLAAVYAAATVVIAPNTGPAHLAAAVGTPVVSLFAPVVPASQWSPYGRDVIRLGDQHAPCRLTRARVCPVAGHPCLDGITDDELLDAVNRIGGQQCFR from the coding sequence ATGAACCGGGCCCTCGTCGCGCGACTGGACAGCGCCGGTGACGTCCTGATCACCGGCCCGGCGGTCCGCGCGATCGCCCAAAGCCATGACGCGGTGACCTTTTTGGCTGGGCCGCGAGGCCGGGCTGCGGCCGCGATGCTGCCGGCCGTCGACGACATCATCGAGTGGCAGGCCCCATGGGTCGACTTCGACTCGCCCGAACTCACCCCCGGCCACGTCGACGCACTTGTCAAGCAATTGCGCGACCTGGCCCCCGAGCGGGTCTACATCTTCACGTCGTTTCACCAGTCGCCGTTGCCGCTGGCGCTGATCGCCCGGATGGCCTCGGTGCCGTGGGTCGGCGCGATCAGCGAGGACTACCCCGGCACGCTGCTCGACCTGCGCCACCACGTCGAGGGCGGTGTGCCCGAACCCGAGCGGGCGCTGTCACTGGCCCGGGCGGCGGGCTGCGAACTGCGCGACGGCGACGACGGCGGGTTGCGGGTCGATGTACCGCCGCTGCCTGAGGACCTGAGCGAACTCGTCGGCGGGGCACCGTTTGTGGTGTTCCACCCGGGCGCCGCGGTGCCCGCCCGCAGACCCACGACCAAGCGAAGCGCAGAGATGGTGCACGCTCTGGTTGCCGCGGGCCATCGCGTCGTGGTCACCGGCGACCCCGCCGAGCGTGAACTGACCGCGGCGGTGGCGGGGGACACGGCCGTAGACCTCGGCGGGCGCACAACTCTCGCCACGCTGGCGGCGGTGTACGCCGCTGCGACGGTCGTCATCGCACCCAACACCGGGCCCGCGCACCTGGCGGCGGCCGTCGGCACACCGGTCGTCTCCCTGTTCGCGCCCGTCGTACCCGCGTCACAGTGGAGCCCTTACGGCCGCGATGTCATCCGGCTCGGAGACCAGCATGCCCCCTGCCGGCTGACCCGCGCCCGTGTCTGCCCGGTCGCGGGCCACCCCTGCTTGGACGGCATCACCGACGACGAACTGCTCGACGCGGTCAACCGGATTGGAGGACAGCAATGTTTCCGATGA
- a CDS encoding HAD-IIIA family hydrolase, with product MTPRFAVVVPTVGRPSLHRLLAELDGSAGPAPTAVIVIDDRPGPQPPLSIGSRLPVTVLRSGGRGPAAARNTGWRAADADWVCFLDDDVVPQPDWFAAVAEDLAKAEVEAAAGSQALIEVPRVGGRKATDDERRTQRLADARWITADMAFRRDVLVTVGGFDERFPRAYREDSDIALRIIQGGNEIVRGARRCTHPVAEATLMSSVRAQVGNRDNALMRRKHGRRWRAEIGEGRGRLPAHSMTTAAAVVAAVSALAGRWRPARYAAALWAGLTGEFAVRRFWAGPHTVGEAARMLITSALIPPAAVAHRLAGVWRFRGARRDPPLAVLLDRDDTIIEDGPYLNDPAGVRPLAGARDALNRLRRRGLLLAVVTNQSGVAKGLITPEQLEAVNAEVDAQLGPFDSWQLCVHDADDGCGCRKPAPGMVQAAAAALGVQPSRCVLIGDTGGDVQAALSAGADAVLVPTRRTLRHEISDAGMRARVAATFDDAVALVLKDCR from the coding sequence ATGACCCCGCGGTTCGCGGTCGTGGTGCCGACGGTCGGGCGGCCGTCGCTGCACCGCCTGCTCGCGGAGCTCGACGGATCGGCGGGCCCGGCGCCGACGGCGGTGATCGTCATCGACGACCGCCCCGGGCCGCAACCGCCGCTGTCGATCGGCTCGCGGCTGCCGGTGACGGTGCTGCGCAGCGGTGGGCGGGGCCCGGCGGCCGCCCGCAACACGGGGTGGCGCGCCGCCGACGCCGACTGGGTCTGCTTCCTCGACGACGACGTTGTCCCGCAGCCGGATTGGTTCGCAGCGGTGGCCGAGGACCTGGCGAAGGCAGAGGTGGAGGCCGCGGCCGGGTCACAGGCGCTGATCGAGGTGCCGCGGGTGGGCGGGCGCAAGGCCACCGACGACGAGCGGCGCACCCAGCGACTCGCCGACGCCCGATGGATCACCGCCGACATGGCGTTTCGCCGCGACGTGCTGGTGACGGTCGGGGGTTTCGACGAACGGTTTCCTCGCGCCTACCGCGAGGACTCGGACATCGCGTTGCGAATCATCCAGGGCGGCAACGAAATCGTCCGGGGAGCCCGCCGGTGCACCCACCCGGTGGCTGAGGCCACTTTGATGAGCAGCGTGCGCGCGCAGGTGGGCAACCGCGACAACGCGTTGATGCGCCGCAAGCACGGCAGACGATGGCGCGCGGAGATCGGCGAAGGTCGGGGCCGGCTTCCTGCACACTCGATGACCACTGCGGCAGCTGTCGTCGCCGCCGTGAGCGCGCTGGCCGGCCGATGGCGTCCCGCACGGTATGCGGCGGCGCTGTGGGCCGGCCTCACCGGCGAATTCGCGGTGCGCCGGTTCTGGGCCGGTCCGCACACGGTCGGGGAGGCCGCCCGCATGCTGATCACCAGTGCGCTGATCCCGCCCGCCGCGGTCGCGCACCGCCTCGCCGGTGTGTGGAGGTTCCGTGGCGCGCGACGCGACCCGCCGTTGGCGGTGCTGCTCGACCGCGACGACACGATCATCGAAGACGGTCCCTACCTCAACGATCCGGCCGGCGTGCGGCCACTGGCCGGCGCACGCGACGCGCTGAACCGGCTGCGTCGCAGGGGATTGCTGCTCGCCGTGGTCACCAATCAGTCCGGCGTCGCGAAGGGCCTGATCACTCCGGAGCAACTCGAGGCCGTCAACGCCGAGGTCGACGCGCAACTCGGCCCGTTCGATTCCTGGCAACTGTGCGTGCACGACGCCGACGACGGCTGCGGCTGCCGAAAGCCCGCACCGGGAATGGTGCAGGCGGCCGCGGCAGCGCTCGGCGTCCAGCCCTCCCGCTGCGTGTTGATCGGCGACACCGGCGGCGATGTGCAGGCTGCGCTGTCCGCCGGCGCCGACGCGGTGCTGGTGCCGACCCGGCGGACGCTGCGTCACGAGATCAGCGACGCCGGCATGCGCGCCCGGGTGGCGGCCACCTTCGACGACGCCGTCGCGCTCGTACTCAAGGACTGCCGATGA
- a CDS encoding carbamoyltransferase family protein — protein sequence MRILGINAVFHDPAAALVIDGEIVAAAEEERFTRRKHGKQAVPFSTWELPVESARWCLQQAGLTPADLDVVGYSYDPRLMDESTEGLDGLDRDWEYLRTLYAERAPRFLQSALPGLDPTIVRHVRHHVAHAASSALASPHPDCAVLVVDGRGERSSMLAGHYRDSKLDVLATQSLPHSLGLLYESLTEHLGFKRSSDEYKVMAMASYGTPRFADMFRELVYACTDGGFRTEPVDWESITPARAPGAGKGHALDRPEPQHADLACSVQTVVEEVLLDLVGWLRERTDHENLCLAGGVALNCVANSKIHSRGGFSNVWIQPAAGDSGTALGAALALAGEAGEPITPMPSAALGRGFSDDEIAAALTEAAVPHERPAELAAAIGDALADNMLVGWFQGRAEFGPRALGQRSLLADPRRIDNLERLNTVKGREQFRPVAPMVLAEHAAEIFSGGPIPSPYMLFVHDVAAAWRDRIPAVTHVDGTARIQTVDRSQPLLHDTISRFAARTDVPVIVNTSFNTAGRPMVDSPRDALECFGSAPIDVLAIGPFIVRRPG from the coding sequence ATGCGCATTCTCGGAATCAATGCGGTGTTCCACGATCCCGCCGCGGCGCTGGTGATCGACGGAGAGATCGTGGCGGCCGCCGAGGAGGAGCGGTTCACCCGGCGCAAGCACGGCAAGCAGGCGGTGCCGTTCTCGACGTGGGAGCTGCCCGTGGAGTCGGCGCGCTGGTGCCTGCAGCAGGCCGGCCTGACACCGGCCGACCTCGACGTGGTGGGCTACTCGTACGACCCGCGGCTGATGGACGAGTCCACCGAGGGGCTCGACGGTTTGGACCGCGACTGGGAGTACCTTCGCACGCTCTACGCAGAAAGAGCGCCGCGGTTCCTGCAGTCCGCCCTACCCGGCCTGGACCCGACGATCGTGCGTCACGTCCGCCACCACGTCGCGCACGCCGCGTCGAGCGCACTGGCCTCCCCGCACCCCGACTGTGCGGTGCTGGTCGTCGACGGACGCGGTGAGCGGTCTTCGATGCTCGCCGGACACTACCGCGACAGCAAGCTCGACGTGCTTGCGACGCAGTCGCTTCCGCACTCACTGGGCCTGCTCTACGAGAGCCTGACCGAACACCTCGGCTTCAAGCGCTCCAGCGACGAGTACAAGGTGATGGCGATGGCGTCCTACGGGACTCCGCGGTTCGCCGACATGTTCCGCGAACTGGTCTATGCGTGCACCGACGGCGGTTTCCGCACCGAGCCGGTGGACTGGGAGTCGATCACCCCGGCCCGCGCGCCCGGAGCCGGGAAGGGCCATGCGCTGGACCGGCCCGAGCCGCAGCACGCCGATCTGGCGTGCAGTGTGCAAACCGTCGTCGAGGAGGTGCTGCTCGATCTGGTCGGCTGGCTGCGCGAGCGCACTGACCACGAAAACCTCTGTCTGGCAGGTGGAGTCGCGCTCAACTGCGTTGCCAACTCGAAAATCCACAGCCGCGGCGGCTTCTCGAACGTGTGGATTCAGCCGGCGGCCGGCGACTCGGGAACCGCACTCGGCGCAGCCTTGGCGCTGGCTGGGGAGGCCGGCGAGCCGATCACGCCGATGCCCTCGGCGGCGTTGGGCCGCGGATTCTCCGACGACGAGATCGCCGCGGCGCTCACCGAAGCGGCCGTCCCTCACGAGCGGCCTGCCGAACTTGCCGCCGCCATCGGCGATGCGCTGGCCGACAACATGCTCGTCGGCTGGTTCCAGGGCCGTGCGGAGTTCGGGCCACGCGCGCTCGGGCAGCGGTCGCTGCTCGCCGACCCGCGACGCATCGACAACCTGGAGCGACTCAACACCGTCAAGGGCCGCGAGCAGTTCCGGCCCGTCGCACCGATGGTGCTGGCCGAACACGCCGCCGAGATCTTCTCCGGCGGACCGATTCCCAGCCCGTACATGCTGTTCGTGCACGACGTCGCCGCCGCGTGGCGGGACCGGATCCCGGCGGTCACCCACGTCGACGGCACCGCCCGCATCCAGACCGTCGACCGCAGCCAGCCGCTGCTGCACGACACGATCAGCCGGTTCGCCGCCCGCACCGACGTGCCGGTGATCGTCAACACCAGCTTCAACACCGCGGGGCGGCCGATGGTCGACAGTCCGCGTGATGCGCTCGAGTGTTTCGGCAGCGCACCGATCGACGTGCTGGCGATCGGGCCGTTCATCGTGAGGCGGCCCGGATGA
- a CDS encoding NAD-dependent epimerase/dehydratase family protein, with amino-acid sequence MHEIRRALVTGGGGFLGGHLCERLLDSGVEVICVDDLSTSAPTAADSFLDRPGYQFVQHDISEPLPDPPAGVDTVFHLASPASPVDYLRLPIQTLRTGALGTAHMLEFGERGGARVVLASTSEVYGDPLEHPQTETYWGNVNPVGPRSVYDEAKRFAEALAFAYRRERSADIGLARIFNTYGPRMRPDDGRIVPTFCRQALAGEPLTVNGTGRQTRSLCYVDDTVEALIALAESDCAGPVNVGNPDELTVLRIAELIRDLVGSASPIEYRPAPQDDPQRRCPDITLARELLGWSPRVSYTDGLSATVDWFRNQSVTVALQGS; translated from the coding sequence ATGCATGAGATCAGACGCGCGCTGGTGACCGGCGGAGGCGGATTCCTCGGGGGCCACCTGTGCGAGCGGTTGCTCGACAGCGGTGTCGAGGTGATCTGCGTCGACGACCTGTCCACCAGTGCGCCCACCGCCGCCGACTCGTTCCTCGACCGGCCCGGGTACCAGTTCGTACAGCACGACATCAGCGAGCCGCTGCCCGATCCGCCGGCCGGTGTCGACACCGTCTTCCATCTGGCGTCGCCGGCCTCGCCGGTGGACTATCTTCGGTTGCCGATCCAGACATTGCGCACCGGTGCGCTCGGCACCGCGCACATGCTCGAGTTCGGCGAACGCGGCGGTGCGCGGGTGGTGCTGGCGTCCACCAGCGAGGTGTACGGTGACCCGCTGGAACACCCGCAGACCGAAACATACTGGGGCAACGTCAATCCGGTCGGGCCGCGCAGCGTCTACGACGAAGCCAAGCGGTTCGCCGAGGCGCTGGCGTTCGCCTACCGGCGCGAGCGGTCGGCCGACATCGGGCTGGCACGCATCTTCAACACGTACGGCCCGCGGATGCGGCCCGACGACGGCCGCATCGTGCCGACCTTCTGCCGTCAGGCGCTGGCGGGCGAACCGCTCACCGTCAACGGCACGGGTCGCCAGACCCGGTCGCTGTGCTATGTCGACGACACCGTCGAGGCGCTGATCGCGCTGGCCGAATCCGACTGCGCCGGACCGGTCAACGTGGGCAACCCGGACGAACTCACGGTGCTGCGCATCGCGGAGCTGATCCGCGATCTGGTCGGCAGCGCCTCACCGATCGAGTACCGCCCGGCACCGCAGGACGATCCGCAACGCCGTTGCCCCGACATCACGCTGGCCCGCGAGCTGCTCGGCTGGAGCCCGCGCGTGAGCTACACCGACGGCCTGTCGGCAACCGTCGACTGGTTCCGCAACCAGTCCGTCACCGTCGCGCTGCAGGGCAGCTAG
- a CDS encoding glycosyltransferase family 2 protein, which produces MQTPAPTDVSFVIASQNRAAELATVVARLLDTTPCPIVVVDNASTDDTAEIVKRMAARSVDRLQLVELDENLGAVGRNVGVAACDTPYVAFCDDDSWWAPEAPAIGVEAFERHPSVGLLAARTIVLPQRREDPFSTLLADSALGRRPDLPGPSILGFMSCAAMVRKRAFEQAGGFSDILHFRGEEQLLALDLAAAGWDLCYYPRLVAVHQPSSVRATTAAQAARVLRNDVLTTWLRRPIRQCLNATGRLAAAALRDRDHARGAVEAVGRLPAVIARRRRLPRAVEQAAALLESS; this is translated from the coding sequence ATGCAGACCCCAGCCCCGACCGATGTCTCGTTCGTGATAGCCAGCCAGAACCGCGCCGCGGAACTCGCCACGGTCGTCGCCCGGCTGCTCGACACCACGCCGTGCCCGATTGTCGTGGTGGACAACGCTTCCACCGATGACACCGCTGAGATCGTCAAGCGGATGGCAGCGCGATCGGTCGACCGCCTGCAGCTCGTCGAGTTGGACGAGAACCTCGGCGCCGTCGGCCGCAACGTCGGTGTCGCGGCGTGCGACACGCCGTACGTCGCGTTCTGCGACGACGATTCGTGGTGGGCGCCCGAGGCGCCGGCGATCGGGGTCGAGGCCTTCGAACGGCATCCGTCGGTGGGGCTGTTGGCTGCCCGAACGATCGTGCTGCCGCAGCGCCGCGAGGACCCCTTCTCCACACTGCTGGCCGACAGCGCGCTGGGTCGCCGGCCGGATCTGCCCGGACCGTCCATTCTCGGCTTCATGAGCTGCGCGGCCATGGTGCGTAAGCGGGCGTTCGAGCAGGCCGGCGGCTTCAGCGACATCCTGCACTTCCGCGGCGAGGAGCAGCTGCTCGCGCTCGACCTCGCGGCGGCCGGCTGGGACCTGTGCTATTACCCCCGGCTGGTCGCGGTTCACCAACCGTCGTCGGTTCGCGCCACCACCGCGGCCCAGGCCGCCCGGGTGCTGCGCAACGATGTGCTGACCACATGGCTGCGTCGCCCGATCCGACAGTGCCTCAATGCAACCGGCCGACTGGCCGCGGCCGCGCTGCGTGACCGCGACCATGCCCGCGGTGCGGTGGAAGCCGTCGGCCGGCTGCCCGCGGTCATCGCCCGGCGGCGTCGACTTCCTCGCGCGGTCGAGCAGGCGGCGGCCTTGCTGGAGTCGAGTTGA